CCAGGCACGAGCAAGCCGAACAGTGGTTCACTTTGTTAGGCACGCTAACAGCCCCCGCGCCAATGCATCAGATGGCTGCCCTGCAAACGGATACCCATGGCCTGTCTGCCCACACGGGAATCGAGCATAGCTAACAAAATCCCATCAACTGGCTGGTAACCCTCAGACAAAATGCGGTACCCACGGCTGAGCACGGCGGGTGTGGCTTCATGCAGCTGCATCACAGACCAGGTGGGTGCGGGGCGGAATTCCGCTAAATCCTAGGTAACCCTCAGCAAGGCATCCCATGAGGTACTACTTATACCTGTGGCACGACAACAACTCAGCATTGGTGATAGCAAGTTCCCAGGTACCGCAAGCTAGCCTCCACAATGGCCGCAGATGCCCCATCGCCTTTCTTGGCATTGCCGCGCGAGTTGAGGGACGAGATCCTTGGCTACCTGACCCTGCCACACTATATCTATACATCGACTTCTACACCGGACACGCGGAACCTCTATCAATCGCGTCGGGCCTCGGGAAGTACGTACATCGATACGCGCATCAGGCTACCTTCGCGTCCGCCTGCAAATATTCTAGAGACTTGCAGACAGCTACGACAAGAGGCTCTTGAACACCATGCCCGTCTTCTCACGCCACAGTCGGCCCCGACCCTGCCAGACTGTGATGAAAATGATAAACAGCCCATGAGCAACGTACTAGCTGAAAGACTAGGCGCCGAATTCGCCGAAACAGCGGAGCATGCCTGTGACGATGGCACCCTACGAATCACGCTAGAAGTCCAGAGGTCCCTTCGCGGAGTCCACGGCTACTACGTCCCCGTACGCGAAGAACTGTCACCCCGCTTTCTTGCATTACTGCCGCTCATGGAAAAGGCAAGGAAGCTCAAGCTCACAATCTGGCCTGGGTTCGACTGGTGGAACGGTGGCCCACAGTCCTTCGACAAGCGTGGGAATCCCCTCTTCAACCGCGGTGAGACATCCAAGCCAAACGCTGCCTCCGTTGCAATCGGGAAAATTCTTCATTGCTTCCCTCAATTAGAGGAGCTTGATGTGGATGTGCTCGTGGATGCATTTGAAGCGGGTAGATGGGATCTGCCGGACCGAAAGTGGGAGAATATCCAACCCTGGTTAGATGCTGCAATCACGTCCAATGTGGGAGAATCCCTTCGGGAGATCACAAGGAAGCTCATAGCCTTCTGGAAAATTACGGAGCCTGAGCCTTTCTACACGCAGTACGAAACCCGTCAGTCGACAAACACATGGGATGTCAACAGAAAAGGCGATATGTGCACAGTACGTCCTCTCAAAGCTACCTAAACCCAGCCCATTAACAGCCAATGCAGGTTTCAATGAAGTCCCTCATCGACATCAGTGATGATGAAGAATTCTTGAAATCACTAGTCGTCAAAGGGTCTTTCGTACGCACGGATTAGATAGCAACAATTCGACATCACTTGAGAATCGCATGAGCACCGGAAAATTATTGTCTTACCATGCCTAGCGTCACTGATCTTATATTGTATTCAATCAAGCAACGGCGCAATCTTCGGTGGCGTCGAATGACTTGTGGGGAAACCCGGTTGGCGGCTGAGGAATGCATGTTTCGGAACATCATTGCAACATGCCCGAACCAACTTGCCGAGCAATGAATGCCGAATTTCGAGACCCCAATAGGCAATCACTTTCGCAGGTTCTTCCGTCTGGCATGTCGTCAGTAAACCGCCTGCGAAATCCACCAATGTCTGCTGaagctagtgtcaagactGCATAGTCCTTAATCTTATCTGGGTATGGTGTACGTGGAAGAGGAGTAATCGCTTGATCTGGACTAGTCCTCGCAACACTTACTGCCATCTGAAACACGAGAGATGAACGGCTACGAGAATAGGTGCGATTTGGGAGCACGGCCGCACTTGCATAGAGATAGAAATGATGTACTTAAAGCTGTTCAAGCCTTCCCAAGCTGTTCATCCTGACCGCCAAATTTTCCGCTACCCCATTTCTGCGGTCCAACTCAAGATTCCAATATGAAGTACTCCGCCCTTCTTATCGCCAGCACGGCTTCCCTTGCTCTCGCAGCACCTGCTACGACCGTTCAGAAGCGGGCTGACTTCTGTGGAGATTGGGACTCCTCGGTCAACGGCCCATACACAACGTACAACAACCTCTGGGGCAAGGGCCAAGCCACCTCTGGCTCTCAATGCACTGGTGTCGACGGCCTCTCTGGTAACTCCCTCAAGTGGCACACTAGCTGGTCCTGGACTGGCGGGTATGTAATCCCTTTCGCTTTATACCCTTCACCCACTAACAGCCCATTAGCCAAGGCCAAGTCAAGTCCTACGCGAACGTCGTGACCAAGCTCACACCCAAAACCCTTTCATCCATCAAATCGCTCCCCGCAGTCTGGAAGTGGACATACTCAGGCTCCAACATCGTCGCTAACGTAGCTTTCGACCTGTTCACCTCATCCTCGGCCAGCGGCTCCAACGAGTATGAAATTATGATCTGGCTCGCTGCCCTTGGCGGCGCAGGTCCCATCTCCAAGACGGGCAGCCCCGTCGCCACTGTCACGCTTGCAGGTACCAGCTGGAAGCTGTACAACGGCATGAACGGCAATGTCAACGTATGGAGCTTCGTCGCGAACTCTCAGCAAAACAACTTCTCTGGTGACCTCATGGAATTCATGAAGTACTTGACGAGCAAGCAGGGTATGCCCAGCACTCAGTTCCTGACTAGCACCGGTGCCGGTACCGAACCCTTCTCGGGCAGCAACGCCAAGTTGACGACTACGGCTTACAGCTTGACTATGAGCTAGGTGGGTGTGGATGTGTAGGGTGAAGAAGAAGCCTTCTTGTATATACCTTTTCAAATCGGGTTTCCCATGTGTAATTACCTAGGGAAACTTTGATCTTGACGGAGCGGATCCGAAATATATTCTATTCGCGACACTTTCTTCATCATATCACCGTGTTAGCGTATCTGTGGCTCAGGTGGTTGTGCGCCTGCTCCCGAGATTCGCTTTTGGAGCAGGCAAGAGATACTGATAAGCGACAGACCTTCCATTTGTACGGTGTACCCACAACCAACATCTGGCCACGCGTTTGGACCTCGGAAGACGTTCTTCCTTTAGCTTCGATCTCACTGATCACCTGGGTGTCATcaaatacttgacagtgcGGGTAAGCGCCTGAtaggcgtgtctggcgaATACCGTGGCCTTTTTACACTAatatgtcaagtattttatgacacccgggtgcGTCTGTACCTCGGAAGACGTTCGTTCTTTAGCTTCGCTCTTACCGATGCACCTTCTGTTTTGATGCAAGGCGATGCGCAGAATATTGACAAGCTTTTCCGTACAGTACAGAAGAATCTCGACCGCGCTTTGCGTCTGCGACCAATCGCAGCGAGGCGCCCACGCACATGTCTTGACCCATGCCACGCCGCTCTGCGCTCCAACGGTACCCCGATAGGTTCAGCAAATCAGGGCTGGGGTATTTTTTCTTGGTAATGACGAGCCGTCTTCTGCATACGTCCTGATGTTTGTACGTGGGAGATGTCGCCCCACTCGTAGTCAATCCTACATCCCGTGTCTAGCTGGAAGTACCGGAGCATGCCAGCTTCACGAGCTATGATTGGAAACTGCACATCCAGGAACTGTTATTCCTGCAAGCATGACGCAGTAGACTTGGGAGCCTATATGGAAGGAGCTCTCCAAGTAACGCGAAATGTCTAGACTTCTGGAGAATACAAAAGGGCTCAAAGAGCTTGATTCTCAATACTTTCCTAACTGGTATTCTTCTGATTCCAAGGACTGTTTATCAATATGAAGCTTCAATTTCTTCCGTTGCTATCGCTGGCATCGATTGCTAGCGCTAGCTGGTCAAAAAATCTCAACTACCGTTCGCCGTCAGAACACCATCCCGCCCTTGGAATATCGATTCACAAAGTAGTCAAGAGGAATAACCCAGGAAGCGCCTACGC
The sequence above is a segment of the Pyrenophora tritici-repentis strain M4 chromosome 3, whole genome shotgun sequence genome. Coding sequences within it:
- a CDS encoding Glyco-hydro-12 domain containing protein yields the protein MKYSALLIASTASLALAAPATTVQKRADFCGDWDSSVNGPYTTYNNLWGKGQATSGSQCTGVDGLSGNSLKWHTSWSWTGGQGQVKSYANVVTKLTPKTLSSIKSLPAVWKWTYSGSNIVANVAFDLFTSSSASGSNEYEIMIWLAALGGAGPISKTGSPVATVTLAGTSWKLYNGMNGNVNVWSFVANSQQNNFSGDLMEFMKYLTSKQGMPSTQFLTSTGAGTEPFSGSNAKLTTTAYSLTMS